One Paenibacillus sp. FSL W8-0186 genomic window carries:
- a CDS encoding superoxide dismutase, which produces MAHQLPALPYPNNALEPHIDEQTMMIHHDRHHNTYVTNLNAALESAPELQSKSLEDLIADLDSVPESIRTAVRNNGGGHANHSLFWETIGPNGGGQPSGKLADAINNELGGFDKFKEDFTKAATTRFGSGWAFLAVDKDGKLTVYSLPNQDSPIMEGKTPILGLDVWEHAYYLKYQNKRPDYIAAFFNVINWSEVEKRYEAALNK; this is translated from the coding sequence ATGGCACACCAATTACCTGCTCTACCTTACCCGAATAACGCACTTGAACCACATATCGACGAACAGACGATGATGATCCACCATGATCGCCATCACAATACTTATGTAACGAACCTGAACGCGGCGCTGGAGTCCGCTCCTGAGCTTCAATCCAAATCTCTGGAAGATCTGATCGCCGATCTGGACAGCGTTCCTGAGAGCATCCGCACAGCGGTTCGGAACAACGGCGGCGGACACGCCAACCACTCCCTGTTCTGGGAAACGATCGGACCAAACGGCGGCGGACAGCCTTCCGGCAAGCTTGCTGACGCAATCAACAACGAGCTTGGCGGCTTCGACAAGTTCAAGGAAGATTTCACGAAAGCAGCTACGACTCGTTTCGGCAGCGGCTGGGCATTCCTTGCGGTAGACAAAGACGGCAAGTTGACCGTATACAGCCTGCCTAATCAGGATTCCCCAATCATGGAAGGCAAAACTCCAATCCTCGGTCTGGACGTTTGGGAGCATGCTTACTACCTGAAATACCAAAACAAACGCCCTGACTACATCGCAGCTTTCTTCAACGTCATCAACTGGTCTGAAGTTGAGAAACGTTATGAAGCGGCTCTTAACAAATAA
- a CDS encoding PilZ domain-containing protein — MEGSAIIEFWKGQLLELQTPEGVMYKTQIIQLANNRLYIQKPVNRMNRYLSFTGSMSVTIFFHSEERVLYSFDTEISLQLNQLSFPAPPASRIKKAQRRRFFRVPVEVELNLNLKPAGQPNEDEFIKVTTKDISGGGLSFLCSFEVEAEKLVAGVMHLETNNSQNTIEFHGKIVNCAVLPDNNYKISLEFVQMKESIRSDIIKYCLFKQVEARNKLKNYSL, encoded by the coding sequence ATGGAAGGTTCGGCAATCATCGAGTTTTGGAAAGGCCAGCTGCTCGAGCTTCAAACCCCTGAAGGAGTCATGTATAAAACGCAAATTATCCAATTGGCGAACAACCGACTTTACATACAAAAACCAGTCAACCGCATGAACCGTTATCTGTCCTTCACCGGCAGTATGTCCGTAACGATCTTCTTCCATAGCGAGGAGCGGGTGCTGTACTCTTTTGATACCGAGATTAGCTTGCAGCTTAACCAACTGTCATTCCCCGCCCCGCCCGCAAGCCGCATCAAAAAAGCGCAAAGACGCCGCTTCTTCCGGGTTCCCGTTGAGGTCGAATTAAATTTGAATCTCAAACCAGCCGGACAACCAAACGAAGATGAGTTTATCAAGGTAACGACAAAGGATATCAGCGGGGGCGGACTGTCCTTCCTGTGCAGCTTTGAAGTGGAGGCGGAGAAGCTGGTTGCGGGAGTCATGCATCTGGAGACGAACAATTCCCAAAATACGATCGAGTTTCATGGAAAGATCGTCAATTGCGCGGTACTCCCGGACAATAACTATAAAATTTCGCTGGAATTCGTTCAAATGAAGGAATCCATCCGCTCCGATATTATTAAATACTGCTTGTTCAAGCAGGTTGAGGCGAGAAACAAGCTTAAAAATTATTCGCTGTAG
- a CDS encoding DUF1450 domain-containing protein produces the protein MGLGIVVVEVCDSNLLSSVELEQLEEEYPEIAVLRLDCLNLCGLCKLRPYAMVNGKRVFAKTVEECVQLIRQTIEEELRAFDDIE, from the coding sequence GTGGGCTTGGGAATCGTCGTTGTAGAAGTATGCGATAGCAATCTGCTCAGCTCGGTAGAGCTGGAGCAGCTGGAAGAAGAATATCCCGAGATAGCCGTTCTCCGCCTCGACTGCCTCAATTTGTGCGGCCTGTGCAAGCTAAGGCCCTATGCGATGGTCAATGGCAAGCGGGTATTTGCCAAGACGGTCGAAGAGTGCGTGCAGCTAATCCGGCAGACGATTGAGGAGGAGCTTCGAGCTTTTGATGATATAGAGTGA
- a CDS encoding extracellular solute-binding protein, which translates to MKRKWFKEKAAFVLIFILIVAGCGSGNSKETVTGGGNSAASKQRIELSMLSSWSTDTERGRALQAVVEKFNQENEDNITVKLDINADWPSLQQKVKTMIAAGQTPDLFNYNFNPNDLSRQESGELLDFNPYMDEEWKSRFTEQDLQAMTVDGQLTSIPFEKAGILFYYNKELFTQAGIESFPATWDEFFQACEQLKAAGITPISLMTSDDAWHTTNLFTYLAASITGTSVFEPGQSLDTPEVTQAAQYLKQLFEYTTPDALGGNYSVSSNNFLIGNTAMIIDGPWLIGSISEEMIPSIGIAASPTFGDGKVQPGFTVTDAHTPWSAAKQTSQEKEEAVVQFLKFMTSEESSKTFTIDGRILLSMRLELNEDEVSEAGPILGQYIKTNSEAPESIVNIVRILKPAATSKLPSLLEGLILDKFTPEEFAKELEAANQ; encoded by the coding sequence GTGAAAAGAAAGTGGTTCAAAGAAAAGGCAGCGTTTGTGCTGATATTCATTCTTATCGTTGCGGGTTGTGGTTCGGGCAATTCAAAGGAAACCGTAACGGGTGGCGGCAACAGTGCTGCTTCCAAGCAGCGGATAGAGTTATCCATGCTCAGCAGCTGGAGTACGGATACGGAACGCGGGAGAGCTCTGCAAGCCGTAGTAGAGAAATTCAATCAAGAAAATGAAGACAACATTACCGTAAAGTTGGATATCAATGCCGACTGGCCGTCTTTGCAACAAAAAGTAAAAACAATGATCGCAGCCGGACAAACACCTGACTTGTTTAATTATAACTTCAATCCCAACGACCTGTCCCGGCAAGAATCCGGGGAACTGCTCGATTTTAATCCTTATATGGATGAAGAGTGGAAGTCCCGGTTTACAGAACAAGACTTGCAGGCGATGACGGTAGACGGGCAATTAACCTCGATACCGTTCGAGAAGGCGGGCATCTTATTTTACTATAACAAAGAATTGTTTACTCAAGCTGGCATTGAATCGTTTCCGGCAACCTGGGACGAGTTTTTTCAAGCATGTGAACAGCTTAAAGCAGCCGGAATCACCCCGATTTCTCTCATGACGAGTGATGATGCATGGCATACAACTAATTTATTTACCTACTTAGCAGCAAGCATTACCGGGACAAGTGTGTTTGAGCCGGGACAATCTCTCGATACACCGGAAGTGACGCAAGCGGCCCAATATTTGAAACAATTATTTGAATATACGACACCAGATGCCTTGGGAGGAAATTATTCGGTCAGCTCCAACAACTTCCTCATTGGCAATACGGCGATGATTATTGACGGGCCATGGCTCATCGGATCCATTTCAGAAGAAATGATTCCTTCCATAGGCATTGCAGCAAGCCCGACATTTGGAGATGGCAAGGTACAACCTGGTTTTACAGTAACCGACGCCCATACCCCTTGGTCTGCGGCTAAGCAAACATCACAAGAAAAAGAAGAGGCTGTCGTACAGTTTCTGAAATTTATGACTTCCGAGGAAAGCTCAAAAACGTTTACAATTGATGGCCGCATTCTATTATCGATGAGGCTGGAACTGAATGAGGATGAGGTGAGCGAAGCGGGACCGATCCTCGGCCAATATATCAAGACGAACAGTGAAGCGCCTGAAAGTATTGTAAATATCGTAAGAATACTCAAGCCGGCAGCTACTTCCAAGCTCCCTTCCCTTCTTGAAGGTCTAATCCTGGATAAATTTACACCAGAAGAGTTCGCCAAAGAGCTGGAAGCCGCTAATCAATAA
- a CDS encoding rhodanese-related sulfurtransferase, which translates to MSKTAYRVLLYYKFVHIESPEAFTAEHLQYCKDLGLKGRILIASEGINGTVSGTVEQTEKYMNDLRANPLFQDIVFKIDEVEGHAFKKMFVRHKKELVTFRYEHELDPNKISGKRLSPVEFHEQLQQEDVIVIDGRNDYEFDIGHFRGAIRPEVESFREFPEWIRENLSQYKDKKILTYCTGGIRCEKLTGFLLHEGFTDVAQLEGGIVTYGKDPEVQGHLFDGKCYVFDERISVPINRTDEDIVIASCYHCGETNDRYINCPVCNLQHVCCEACEEEHHGFCSSECKEAALTASNG; encoded by the coding sequence ATGAGCAAAACCGCATACCGCGTGTTACTATATTATAAATTTGTACACATCGAATCTCCAGAAGCATTTACCGCGGAACATTTACAGTACTGCAAAGACCTCGGCCTGAAAGGGCGTATCCTCATCGCTTCTGAAGGCATTAACGGAACGGTATCCGGAACGGTAGAACAAACCGAGAAATATATGAACGACCTGCGGGCCAACCCGCTATTCCAAGACATCGTCTTCAAAATCGATGAAGTAGAAGGACATGCCTTCAAAAAAATGTTCGTCCGCCACAAGAAAGAGCTGGTTACTTTCCGTTACGAGCATGAGCTCGACCCGAACAAAATCAGCGGAAAACGGCTTTCTCCCGTCGAGTTTCACGAACAATTGCAGCAGGAAGACGTCATCGTCATCGACGGCCGCAACGACTACGAATTTGATATCGGCCATTTTCGCGGCGCCATCCGTCCGGAAGTGGAGTCCTTCCGCGAGTTCCCAGAGTGGATTCGCGAGAACTTAAGTCAGTATAAGGATAAGAAAATTTTGACTTATTGTACAGGGGGAATCCGCTGCGAGAAACTGACCGGCTTCCTTCTGCATGAAGGTTTTACAGATGTAGCCCAGCTAGAGGGCGGAATCGTCACTTACGGCAAAGATCCTGAGGTACAGGGACATTTGTTCGACGGCAAATGCTATGTGTTCGATGAGCGGATTTCCGTGCCGATCAACCGTACCGACGAGGATATCGTTATTGCGAGCTGCTACCATTGCGGCGAGACGAATGACCGCTATATCAACTGTCCCGTGTGCAATCTCCAGCATGTCTGCTGCGAAGCCTGCGAGGAAGAGCATCACGGATTCTGCAGCAGCGAATGCAAGGAAGCCGCACTCACTGCAAGCAACGGCTAA
- a CDS encoding LacI family DNA-binding transcriptional regulator, with product MARKKKISMQDIADKLEISKNAVSLALTNKKGVSEELRSRIMHTAKEMGYGSYAVSGSEQSNILVLVPERIMSYQDNDHFQFYHDMIWGLEKSIRSKGFNAVIAPIDRESEQRLKLPRLFTDISYRGVILFGITSLEYARLVWEQQVRLVMMDSYHRDLPCPAVTSANMEGAYEAVSYLMECGHDEIGFIGPVNLTTSHEERWLGYWRAMQRGGLKIRGEYCLTSSEGYDYTEEEISSFLSGLTELPSAFFCGNDRIAYILAEVLQKRNIAVPGDISIAGYDDLQYDSSSGVNMTTVRVEKERMCDAAAELLLSLSEPSREAVRWSIAPTLIVRESVKRKQGVR from the coding sequence ATGGCCCGTAAAAAGAAAATATCTATGCAGGATATTGCCGACAAGCTGGAAATTTCCAAAAATGCCGTATCGCTGGCCCTGACCAACAAGAAGGGGGTAAGCGAGGAATTGCGCAGCCGTATTATGCATACAGCCAAGGAAATGGGATATGGCTCTTATGCCGTCAGCGGCAGCGAACAATCCAATATTCTCGTACTTGTGCCAGAGCGGATTATGAGCTACCAGGACAACGACCATTTTCAATTTTATCACGACATGATTTGGGGGCTCGAGAAGAGCATTCGCAGCAAAGGCTTCAACGCCGTCATCGCGCCGATTGACCGCGAATCCGAGCAGCGTCTTAAGCTGCCGCGCCTGTTCACGGATATTTCTTATCGAGGCGTTATATTATTTGGAATTACGAGCTTAGAATATGCGCGTCTTGTCTGGGAGCAGCAGGTTCGGCTTGTCATGATGGATTCTTATCATCGGGATCTGCCTTGTCCGGCTGTCACCTCGGCGAATATGGAGGGGGCATATGAAGCGGTCTCCTATCTCATGGAGTGCGGACATGACGAAATCGGATTCATCGGCCCCGTCAATTTGACGACAAGCCATGAAGAGCGCTGGCTGGGGTACTGGAGGGCAATGCAGCGCGGAGGACTGAAGATAAGGGGAGAGTATTGCCTGACATCATCGGAAGGCTATGATTATACGGAAGAGGAAATCTCCTCCTTCCTGTCTGGACTGACCGAGCTGCCAAGCGCATTTTTCTGCGGGAACGACCGAATTGCCTATATTTTGGCCGAGGTGCTTCAGAAACGGAACATTGCCGTACCTGGGGACATTTCGATTGCGGGTTATGATGATCTCCAGTATGACAGCAGCTCGGGCGTGAATATGACAACGGTACGCGTAGAAAAGGAGCGAATGTGCGATGCTGCTGCAGAGCTGCTGCTATCACTGTCTGAACCTTCCCGGGAAGCAGTCCGCTGGAGTATCGCGCCAACGCTGATCGTCCGCGAATCCGTAAAGAGGAAGCAGGGCGTGCGTTAA
- a CDS encoding metalloregulator ArsR/SmtB family transcription factor has product MNQIKELPTRERILHMMKTSGPLSAKEITSELQITEMAVRRHLGTMERDGLIESKMIRQTMGRPTSVFGLTELAEGLFPRNYHTLTLDLLSELENEGGEDTIRRLFEKRRDKLKQQYQTSMEGIPFADKVKKLAQIQNENGYMTECEQNDDGDFVLKEHNCPISQIANRYNHACDCELSLFKSLLKTEIERTECLAQDGKRCIYVISNPNKEAEQQ; this is encoded by the coding sequence ATGAACCAAATCAAAGAGCTGCCGACGAGGGAACGGATTTTGCACATGATGAAAACATCCGGCCCTCTCAGCGCGAAAGAAATTACGTCCGAATTGCAAATTACGGAAATGGCGGTCAGGCGCCATCTCGGCACGATGGAGCGCGACGGGCTGATTGAATCCAAAATGATCCGGCAGACGATGGGAAGGCCTACCTCGGTATTCGGGCTTACGGAGCTGGCCGAAGGCCTGTTTCCAAGAAACTACCATACGCTGACCCTCGACCTGCTGAGTGAGCTTGAAAATGAAGGCGGCGAGGATACGATCAGACGGCTCTTCGAGAAACGCCGGGATAAGCTGAAGCAGCAGTACCAGACAAGCATGGAAGGGATCCCCTTTGCCGATAAAGTAAAGAAGCTGGCGCAAATTCAGAACGAAAACGGCTATATGACTGAATGCGAGCAAAATGATGACGGTGATTTTGTGCTGAAGGAGCACAACTGTCCGATTTCTCAAATCGCAAACCGCTACAACCACGCCTGTGACTGCGAATTAAGCTTATTCAAGTCGCTCTTGAAGACAGAGATTGAGCGTACGGAATGCCTGGCGCAAGACGGAAAAAGATGCATTTATGTCATTTCCAATCCAAATAAGGAAGCAGAACAGCAGTAA
- a CDS encoding PIG-L family deacetylase, which yields MTRTVGFIYAHPDDETFGCSYLIRQIADSGNKAVLLTATRGEAGKSGRLGAMTREQLAEIRDQELQRAGDILGIAEIEQLDLGDGKLREVKQEVLVDNIAAFLNKHGAEIVVTFPADGISGHPDHIAIHHAVNKVVFSGACSSVQKLYYNVMGSAGSEAVLELKGEGLQEMKAKALAAHESQILSIERVFGKLDDGPPWHFAPELFQLVWERGSFNPAKQERSIFDGLMN from the coding sequence ATGACAAGAACGGTTGGCTTTATTTATGCCCATCCTGACGATGAAACCTTCGGCTGCTCTTATCTGATTCGGCAGATCGCTGATAGCGGCAATAAGGCGGTGCTGCTGACGGCAACGAGGGGAGAAGCAGGGAAAAGCGGCAGGCTTGGAGCCATGACTAGGGAGCAGTTGGCGGAGATTCGCGATCAGGAACTGCAGCGGGCCGGGGACATACTGGGCATTGCTGAAATCGAGCAGCTGGATCTGGGAGACGGCAAGCTGCGTGAAGTGAAGCAGGAAGTACTGGTCGATAATATTGCCGCGTTTCTAAACAAGCATGGGGCCGAGATAGTCGTTACTTTTCCGGCGGATGGCATTTCCGGTCATCCCGATCATATCGCTATCCATCATGCGGTAAATAAAGTGGTATTCAGCGGGGCATGCAGCTCTGTCCAGAAGCTGTATTATAACGTGATGGGGAGCGCTGGGTCCGAAGCCGTATTGGAGCTTAAGGGGGAGGGGCTGCAGGAAATGAAAGCCAAGGCACTTGCAGCGCACGAATCGCAGATCTTATCGATTGAACGGGTATTTGGCAAGCTCGATGACGGTCCGCCCTGGCACTTCGCGCCGGAATTATTCCAGCTTGTATGGGAGCGGGGGAGCTTTAACCCTGCAAAGCAGGAGCGCTCCATCTTTGATGGCCTGATGAACTGA
- a CDS encoding bifunctional diguanylate cyclase/phosphodiesterase yields the protein MNIEGSYNYYIVALSVIIAVLASYSALSIAAKISLANGKTRFFWLLAGSLVMGNGIWSMHFVGMLAFHIHMTVSYDIWLTIGSLLASVISSFIAFYITIPRNIKWYTMAVGGFIMGSGIVTMHYTGMEAMIMPVDIYYDKTLWVLSAVIALIASYAALLLFLRFRSQSSASWSKWLSAVTMGAAICGMHYTGMEAAKMEHSATADMVAEASTGADLFLLFGVTIVISIILLVSWGAIFFDRHVLEKLAYLDSITGLPNRNEMNRFFDSHVGTEKLGVLFLDLDQFKAINDTLGHNIGDLLIQEVGIRLRQYIREDQQAFRIGGDEFLFIIKHCTPKRAEQLAHQILQSIKQVYHIEGNELYVTGSIGISIGSIQDSDRSVLLKTADTAMYKAKGLGKNQFCFYSDEMGLQLVRKMELEKDLQLALENKQFFVVYQPKWNVKTSSLVGFEALIRWEHPRLGLVSPGEFIQIAEGTGLIVPMTRWALEEACCQCKRWQLQGLEQPVSVNLSVRLFQTDSLQEIVRNVLDKVGLEPHLLELEITESMVLYDINDIIRQLQSLRELGVRVSMDDFGTGYSSIGLLDRIPIDTLKLDRLFTNDLESPSKRAIINAIIMMADHLQLDVIAEGVETREHIEFLTQLGCHVMQGYYYGKPMRDDEIGEWLKKHEHYMSLV from the coding sequence ATGAACATAGAAGGCAGTTATAATTACTATATTGTGGCACTCTCAGTAATAATTGCAGTACTGGCATCATACTCCGCTCTGAGTATAGCGGCAAAAATCTCTCTCGCTAACGGGAAAACCAGGTTCTTCTGGCTGCTAGCGGGTTCTTTGGTCATGGGCAACGGCATATGGTCGATGCATTTTGTTGGCATGCTAGCTTTTCATATCCATATGACAGTGAGCTATGATATTTGGCTGACTATAGGATCGCTGCTGGCCAGCGTGATTTCTTCGTTTATTGCATTTTACATCACGATCCCTCGGAATATTAAATGGTATACTATGGCCGTCGGCGGCTTCATCATGGGCAGCGGGATCGTAACGATGCACTATACGGGAATGGAAGCCATGATCATGCCTGTTGACATTTATTATGATAAAACGCTTTGGGTGCTTTCGGCGGTCATCGCTTTAATTGCATCCTATGCAGCGTTGTTGCTGTTCCTGCGCTTTCGCAGCCAATCCTCGGCAAGCTGGTCCAAGTGGCTGTCGGCCGTCACGATGGGCGCCGCGATTTGCGGCATGCATTACACGGGAATGGAGGCAGCGAAAATGGAACATTCCGCGACTGCCGATATGGTCGCAGAAGCTTCGACAGGCGCAGACTTGTTTCTGTTGTTTGGCGTGACCATCGTCATCTCCATCATCCTGCTCGTGTCCTGGGGAGCGATCTTCTTTGACCGCCATGTGCTTGAGAAGCTGGCCTACCTGGACTCGATTACCGGATTGCCAAACCGCAACGAAATGAACCGGTTTTTCGATTCTCATGTCGGCACCGAGAAGCTCGGCGTCCTGTTCCTCGATTTGGATCAGTTCAAAGCCATCAACGATACGCTTGGCCATAATATCGGGGACTTGCTCATTCAGGAAGTCGGCATCCGGCTTCGCCAGTACATCCGCGAGGATCAGCAGGCGTTCCGCATCGGCGGGGACGAGTTCTTGTTCATTATCAAGCACTGTACCCCAAAGCGGGCGGAGCAGCTGGCCCATCAAATTTTACAGAGCATTAAACAGGTCTACCACATTGAAGGCAACGAGTTGTACGTCACCGGCAGTATCGGCATCAGCATTGGCTCGATTCAGGATTCCGACCGCTCCGTCCTGCTCAAGACCGCGGATACGGCGATGTACAAGGCGAAGGGGCTTGGAAAAAACCAGTTTTGCTTCTACAGCGATGAAATGGGCCTGCAATTAGTGCGCAAAATGGAGCTTGAAAAAGATTTGCAGCTTGCTCTGGAAAATAAGCAGTTCTTTGTCGTGTACCAGCCCAAATGGAACGTAAAAACGAGCAGTCTGGTCGGATTCGAGGCACTGATCCGGTGGGAGCATCCGCGCCTTGGCTTGGTTAGCCCCGGGGAGTTCATCCAAATCGCCGAAGGAACCGGGCTGATCGTGCCGATGACAAGATGGGCGCTGGAGGAGGCCTGCTGCCAGTGCAAGCGATGGCAGCTGCAAGGACTGGAACAGCCGGTTTCCGTCAACCTGTCCGTGCGTCTCTTTCAAACCGACAGCTTGCAGGAAATTGTCCGGAACGTGCTTGACAAAGTGGGCCTAGAGCCTCATCTGCTTGAGCTGGAGATCACCGAGTCTATGGTGCTGTACGATATCAACGACATCATCCGCCAGCTCCAGAGCCTGCGTGAGCTTGGCGTCCGGGTATCCATGGATGACTTCGGAACCGGATATTCCTCGATCGGGCTGCTGGATCGAATCCCTATCGATACATTGAAGCTGGACCGCTTATTCACGAATGATTTGGAGAGCCCCAGCAAAAGGGCGATCATCAACGCTATCATTATGATGGCCGACCATCTTCAGCTTGACGTCATTGCCGAGGGCGTCGAGACGCGGGAGCATATCGAGTTCCTGACCCAACTGGGCTGCCATGTGATGCAAGGGTATTATTACGGCAAGCCCATGCGAGATGACGAGATCGGCGAATGGCTTAAAAAGCATGAACACTACATGAGTTTAGTCTGA
- a CDS encoding polysaccharide deacetylase family protein has protein sequence MSKYTRWFIPILTLTLAFPLIPHSISALPASEFKDRAYYEQRGDIVWEVPTEDKCIAFTFDDGPDRRQTLQILDVLDQYNAKATFFVVGERVEKYPEIVKMQLAKGHEIGNHSYRHPSFQGLNKDNMHNELSKTQQAIYQATGYKAVLFRPPGGFYNETLINVSKANELKFILWSWHQDTKDWRSPGVNKIVKKVLTNARSGDIVLMHDYVANSTQTVEALKQILPELKKQGYSFVTVTELLTHKAQPDHQLKKVIH, from the coding sequence ATGTCTAAATATACCCGATGGTTCATTCCGATTCTGACATTGACCCTCGCCTTTCCCCTAATCCCGCATTCCATATCGGCCCTCCCGGCTTCTGAATTCAAAGACAGGGCTTATTATGAGCAACGCGGCGATATCGTGTGGGAAGTACCCACCGAGGACAAGTGCATTGCCTTTACGTTTGACGATGGTCCAGATCGCCGCCAAACGCTGCAAATTCTGGACGTGCTGGATCAGTATAACGCCAAGGCTACCTTTTTCGTAGTTGGGGAACGGGTCGAGAAATACCCTGAAATCGTTAAAATGCAGCTTGCCAAAGGCCATGAAATCGGCAACCACTCCTATCGGCATCCATCCTTTCAGGGCTTGAACAAAGACAATATGCATAATGAGCTCAGTAAAACCCAGCAGGCCATTTACCAGGCTACAGGCTACAAGGCCGTGCTCTTTCGTCCCCCCGGCGGATTTTACAATGAAACGCTGATCAACGTCTCTAAAGCAAACGAGTTGAAATTTATTCTCTGGTCCTGGCACCAGGATACGAAAGACTGGCGATCCCCGGGTGTAAATAAAATCGTCAAAAAAGTGCTGACGAACGCACGCAGCGGCGATATCGTCCTCATGCATGATTATGTGGCTAACAGTACACAAACCGTCGAAGCCCTGAAGCAGATTTTGCCTGAGCTCAAAAAACAGGGCTATTCCTTCGTAACCGTAACCGAGTTGTTAACCCATAAAGCCCAGCCTGATCACCAGCTGAAAAAAGTCATTCATTAA
- a CDS encoding response regulator, whose translation MKVILLDDDRIALDYLEQQLQQIPGIEIAGKFTDPAAGRKEIINQPVDLVFLDTQLLDVDGIQLAEEILQIKPDLKIVFVTGYEAYAVKAFELNALDYLLKPVKSERLMNTLQRIDRSQTVFDLDRLAQQNQSLQIKMLGHFQMILDEKQLPPLRWRTTRAQELFLYMLQCRGQFIRKSTLIELLWPEYEPNRAFSLLYTVIYHIRKTLEQYEEYFSLTNSVDGYILNLNNVLVDVEEWENFILSSPPVTNKTIGEYIGMMKLFKDDYLKEYDYWWAESERQRLKMLWLRTSFRMAEWYMSSHQQSKAVEKYLEICHQHPIAEEAHFALMKIFAANKNSLAVHRQYRLLVAILLEEFNEQPSTYITDWYDDWKQEHEE comes from the coding sequence ATGAAAGTTATTCTTCTGGATGATGATAGAATTGCACTGGACTATTTGGAACAACAGCTGCAGCAGATTCCCGGGATTGAAATTGCGGGGAAGTTTACAGATCCGGCAGCAGGCAGGAAAGAAATCATTAATCAGCCGGTCGACCTAGTTTTTCTTGATACCCAGCTGCTTGATGTGGATGGGATTCAGCTGGCGGAGGAAATTTTACAAATCAAACCTGATTTAAAAATCGTGTTTGTAACAGGATATGAGGCTTATGCGGTAAAAGCCTTTGAGCTGAATGCGCTGGATTATTTACTCAAGCCTGTGAAATCGGAAAGATTGATGAATACGCTCCAGCGGATTGACCGGTCGCAGACGGTGTTTGATTTGGATCGTCTGGCGCAGCAGAATCAATCACTGCAAATTAAAATGCTGGGCCATTTTCAGATGATCCTTGACGAGAAGCAGCTGCCCCCGCTGCGCTGGCGGACGACCCGGGCTCAGGAGCTGTTCCTGTACATGCTGCAGTGCCGCGGCCAATTTATCCGCAAATCGACCTTAATCGAATTGCTGTGGCCCGAATACGAGCCGAACCGGGCATTTTCTTTGCTGTACACGGTCATTTACCATATTCGCAAAACCCTGGAGCAGTACGAGGAATACTTTTCCCTTACGAACTCCGTTGATGGATATATTCTAAATTTGAATAATGTTCTCGTTGATGTCGAGGAATGGGAGAACTTCATCCTATCCAGCCCGCCTGTAACGAACAAAACAATCGGCGAATATATCGGCATGATGAAGCTGTTTAAAGATGACTACCTTAAGGAATACGACTACTGGTGGGCAGAGAGTGAGCGCCAGAGATTAAAAATGCTATGGCTGCGCACCTCGTTCCGAATGGCCGAATGGTACATGTCGAGCCACCAGCAATCGAAGGCCGTGGAAAAATATTTAGAAATCTGCCATCAGCATCCGATCGCGGAGGAAGCGCATTTTGCACTGATGAAGATTTTCGCGGCAAATAAAAATTCATTGGCTGTCCACCGGCAATACCGTTTGCTGGTCGCTATTTTACTGGAAGAGTTCAATGAACAGCCAAGTACATATATTACGGATTGGTATGACGACTGGAAACAGGAGCACGAAGAATAA
- a CDS encoding DoxX family protein — protein MFNNFLRTNKFAMWFLTVVRIYLGFEWMKAGWGKITGGFDAGGYLAGAIAKSAGDNPAVQGWWAAFLEHVALPGVDIFNILVPYGEFLVGLGLILGTFTTFAALMGLVMNAAFLFSGTVSTNAQMLLLEVLIVVAAANAGKIGLDYYVLPYLRGLFNHKKAVTKIEAPVGKPHLKVKHGA, from the coding sequence ATGTTTAACAACTTCCTAAGAACAAATAAATTTGCAATGTGGTTCCTGACCGTCGTCCGGATTTATCTCGGCTTCGAATGGATGAAAGCAGGATGGGGCAAAATTACGGGAGGCTTTGATGCCGGAGGTTATCTGGCCGGAGCCATCGCCAAGAGCGCCGGCGACAATCCGGCAGTGCAAGGCTGGTGGGCAGCATTTCTAGAACATGTCGCACTGCCCGGAGTAGACATCTTTAACATCCTGGTTCCTTACGGAGAGTTTCTCGTCGGCCTTGGCCTCATCCTCGGTACCTTCACCACCTTTGCAGCACTGATGGGACTTGTGATGAACGCGGCGTTCCTCTTCTCGGGCACAGTGAGCACGAATGCGCAAATGCTCTTGCTTGAAGTACTGATTGTCGTAGCAGCCGCCAACGCCGGCAAAATCGGACTTGACTACTACGTGCTCCCTTACCTGCGCGGGCTGTTTAACCACAAAAAAGCAGTAACCAAGATAGAAGCGCCTGTCGGCAAACCACATTTAAAAGTCAAGCACGGCGCGTAA